Part of the Desulfohalovibrio reitneri genome is shown below.
TCTACGAGCTGACCCACAACATGGAAACCGACCTGGGCGGATCCGGCTCCAACCTCCGTACCCCGGCCGACTGCATGGGCATGAGCCGTTGCGAGTACGCCTGCTACGACACGCACGCCCTGTGCTACGCCCTGACGCAGGAGTACCAGGACGAGCTGCACCGCCCCGCGTTCCCCTACAAGTTCAAGTTCAAGTTCGACGGCTGCCCCAACGGCTGCGTGGCCTCCATCGCCCGTGCGGACATGTCCTTCATCGGCACCTGGAAGGATGACATCAAGATCGACCAGGACGCCGTGAAGGCCTACGTCGGCGGCGAGCTGAAGCCCAACGCCGGCGCCCACGCCTCCCGCGACTGGGGCAAGTTCGACATCGAGGAAGAGGTCATCAACCGCTGCCCCACCAACTGCATGAGCTGGGACGGCAGCAAGCTGACCATTGACAACTCCGAGTGCTACCGCTGCATGCACTGCATCAACACCATGCCCCGCGCCCTGCGCATCGGCGACGAGCGCGGCGCGAGCATCCTCTGCGGCGCCAAGGCCCCGATCCTGGACGGCGCGCAGATGTCCTCCCTGCTGGTGCCCTTCGTGCCCGTCGAGGACCCCTTCGACGAGGTCAAGGAAGTCATCGAGAACATCTGGGACTGGTGGATGGAAGAAGGCAAAAACCGCGAGCGCCTGGGCGAGACCATGAAGCGCATGGGCTTCCAGAAGCTGCTCGAGGTGACCGGCACCAAGGCCGACGCCCGGCACGTGCAGTACCCCCGCGAGAACCCCTACATCTTCTGGAAGTCCGAGGACGTTCCGGGCGGGTTCGAGCGCGACATCCAGGACTTCCGCAGCCGCCACCAGCGGTAGCGGACGGTTTATCAGAGGCAGCGTAACAAACTCTAGAAGACAACATAGGGAGGAACCCCCATGGCGTTCGTTTCTTCGGGATACAATCCTGACAAGCCGATGGAAAACCGCATCACCGACATCGGCCCCCAAAACTACCAGAACTTCCTGCCGCCGGTTATCAAGAACAACTACGGCAAGTGGCTGTACCACGAGATCCTGGAGCCCGGCGTGCTCATGCACAAGGCCGAGTCCGGGGACGAGGTCTACACCATCCGCGTGGGCACCGCCCGCCTGATGTCCGTCGGCCTCATCCGCGAGATCCTGGACATCGCCGACGCCCACTGCGACGGCTACGTCCGCTGGACCACCCGCAACAACGTGGAGTTCATCCTGGACTCCAAGGACAAGGTCGAGCCCCTGAAGAAGGACCTTGAGGGCCGCAAGTTCCCCGGCGGCTCCAACAAGTTCCCCATCGGCGGCACCGGCGCCTCCGTGCCCAACGTGGTCCACACCCAGGGCTGGGTGCACTGCCACACCCCGGCCACCGACGCCTCCGGCCCGGTTAAGGCCCTCATGGACGAGTTCTACTCCGAATTCCAGTCCATGGAGCTGCCCGCGCCCATCCGCCTGGCCGTGGCCTGCTGCCTGAACATGTGCGGCGCCTGCCACTGCTCCGACATCGCCGTCGTGGGCATCCACCGCAAGCCGCCGCTCATCGACCACGAGGTCCTGGACGACATCTGCGAGATTCCGCTGGCCGTCGCTTCCTGCCCCACCGCCGCCATCCGCCCCTCCAAGGTGGAAGTCAACGGCAAGGAAAAGAAGACCGTGGCCATTAAGGAAGAGCGCTGCATGTTCTGCGGCAACTGCTACACCATGTGCGCCGCCCTGCCCCTGGCCGACGCCGAGGGCGACGGTTGCGCCATCATGGTCGGCGGCAAGGTGTCCAACCGCATCTCCAACCCCAAGTTCTCCAAGGTCGTGGCCGCCTATGTGCCCAACGAGCCGCCGCGCTGGCCGACCCTGGTGCAGACCATCCGCAAGATCGTGGATGCCTACAAGCAGGACGCCAAGAAGTACGAGCGCATCGGCGACTGGGCCGAGCGCATCGGCTGGGAGCGTTTCTTCGAGAAGACCGGCCTGGAGTTCACCGAGCACCTGATCGACGACTTCCGCGATCCGGCCTACTACTCCTGGCGCCAGACCACCAACTTCAAGTGGTAGTCGCCTGACAGAACGCAACGAGGGCGGGGCCGCGAGGCCCCGCCCTCATCACCAAAAAGGAGCGTGGCCATGCCTCTCGACGCAGATCAAGCCAAACAGGAAATCAAGGACTTTCTGAACAAAAAGTCCGGCTCCAAATCCAAGTTCTACTTCAACGACTTCACCAAGCTTTTCCCCGACGCCAAGTCCCGCGAGGTCAAGAAGGTCCTGACCACCCTCGTCAACGAGGGCGAGCTGGTCTTCTGGTCTTCCGGCTCCACCACCATGTACAGCCTCCCCGGCGCCGGCAAGCACGCCGAGGGCGAGGACTAGGCAAACGAAACCTCCCGGCCGCCGGGCCGGGATTTCATAGAGGCCGGGTCGGCAAGGCGCTCCTTGCGGCCCGGCTCTGTCATTATGCAGCACCTCCCGCGCCTCCTCCTGGCAGGGCTGTCCGGCGGCTCCGGCAAGACCCTGGTTTCCTTGGGCCTGTGCCGCGCCTGGGCACGGAATGGCCTGTCCGTGGCCCCTTTCAAGAAGGGCCCCGACTACATCGACGCGGCCTGGCTCTCCCTGGCCGCGGGCCGTCCGGCCACCAACCTCGACACCTTCCTCATGGAGCCGGACGTGGTCCGCGCCCTCTTCGCCGAACGCATGCGCACCGCGGAGGTGGGTGTGGTGGAGGGCAACCGGGGGTTGTTCGACGGCCTGGACGAGCACGGCTCCCTGTCATCGGCCGAACTGGCCCGTCTGCTGCTCGCGCCCGTGGTGCTGGTGCTGGACGCCACCAAGATGACCCGCACCACCGCGGCCATCATCAAGGGCATCAACAATTTCGAGGAAGGCACCAGGCTGGCCGCCGTCATCCTCAACCGCACAGCGGGCGAGCGCCACCGCACCGTCCTGCGCCGTTCCATCGAGACACACACCCAGGTGCCCATCGCCGGGTTCCTGCCCAAGATTTCCGACACCCCCATCCCGGAGCGCCACATGGGCCTGTGGTCCGCCCGCGAGATGGACGCCGCGGCCGTGCTGGATCCGGTGGCCGACCTGCTCCAGGAGTGGTGCGACCTGGACATGCTCCGCCGCACCGCCGAAGGCGCGCCCTCCCTGGCCGAGTCCTCCACTCCGCTGTGGCCGGAATCCCACGGCGGGGAGCCGGTGCGCATCGGGGTGGTGCGCGACGACGCCCTGTGGTTCTACTACCCGGAGAACCTGGAGGCCTTGGAACGAGCGGGGGCGGAATTGGTCTTTCTCTCCATTCTGGATGATGAACCCTGGCCGGACATCCACGGCCTCTACATGGGCGGCGGTTTTCCCGAGACCCTGGCCGAGCGCATCCGCGACTGCCAAACCCCCGCGACCACGTGTACGGGCTGTGCCAAGCCGGGGTGCCTGTCTACGCGGAATGCGGCGGCTTCCTCTACCTTTGCCGCACCCTGGAATACGGCGGCCAGTCATACCCCATGTCCGGCGTGCTCCCCCTGGAGGCCAAGGTCGCCCAGCGGCCCAAGGGCCTGGGCTATGTGCACGCCGAGGCGGTGCGCGACAATCCCTACCACCCCCTGGGGACCAGTCTGCGCGGCCACGAATTCCATTACTCCTTCTGCCCCGGCTCGGCGGACATCGATCCGGATGCATTCTGCCTGCGGCTGCACAAGGGCTCGGGCATCGCCCGTTCCCGGGAGGAGGCCTGTCCCGGCTTCCAGGGTTCCCTAGACGGACTGGCGCGGGACAACGTCTTCGCCAGCTACACCCACATCCACGCCCTGGGCGCTCCCCACTGGGCCCCGCGCATGGTGGAGGCCGCCAGGGCATACAAGGCCAGAAGGACCAAGGCGTGATCGAATACGTCCTCCGCCACCACCGCACCCAGGCCGGAACAGGCTTCTTCGCCCCAACTCCGGCCGCCCCCATGCATCCCCAGGAAGCCCTGGACCAACTCAAGGCCGCGCCCAACGACGTCTTTCTGCGCCGCTTCGTCATCTCCCGCATGGGCGAGATGGAGCCGGAAGACTTCGACCAGCTCTGCGCCGGAGCCATCCAGGAGGCCCCGCACGCCTTCCAGGCCCTACTCTTCGAAAGCGCTCTCTCCCACGAGCGGTTCACCGGCATCGCCGTGCGCTTCGAGGAAGAGGCAGACCGCGAGGCCCTGGCCGAGGCCACCCCGCTGCCCCTCATCCGGGCCACGCTCCTGGAGGAGGAGGCTTCACACACCCCCTGGCTCGGCCTGTTGGACCAGGCGCGCGAGACGTTGACCCCCCTGCCCCGGACCATCGCCCGGGGGCTGCCGCCGCCGGTGGACCCGGACGTGGCCCGCGCGGTCCTGTGCCCGGCGGCCACCCTGCCCGAGGCCTTCGCCGAGCGGTTCGGCGTGGGCAAGCCCGCCCCGGCGGAGCTTCCCGGCCCGGACGAGGTGGTGCGCATGGGGCTGGACGCCCTGGCCCGCATGGGCCTTTCGGCCGAGGAGGAACAGCGCCATCAGGCGGCTCTCAGCCCGGTGAACCTGCTGCGCAAGTGGCACATGGAGGTGCGGGTGCGCCAGGGCGGGCTGGACTACGCCCTCTCCGGCGGCCAGACCAGCTACGGCAAGGGGCTGCGGTTGCCCCAGGCGCGCGCCTCCCTGGTCATGGAAATGGTGGAACGGGCCTCCAGCTACGCCTCCATCACCGACGACGGCCCCCTGGGCTACACCACCCCCATGGGCCTTGTGCGTGGCAGCTACAACGAACTGGCCGACGCCGGGCGCATCGCCCTGCGGCCGGACTCCCTGCGGCTGGACACACCTTCAGACCACCTGTCCCTTCTCTGGGTGCTCGGCCGGGACGCGGGCGGCGGTGAAATCCTGCTGCCCGCCCAACTGATATTCCTCTTCTGCAACCTGGACGAGCCTGAGCTGGCCACGGGGCACGACTCCACCGGCCTGGGCGCGGGCGTGACCATGGCCCAGGCGCGCTTGCAGGGGGTGTGCGAGACGCTGGAGCGCGACGCCGCCGCCCTGGCAGTGCATGATCCTTCCCGCTGCTTCCTGCCCGTTTCCGACGACCCCGAACTGGCCACCCACCTGGACGCCCTGCGCCAGGCCGGAGTGCAACCTATTCTGGAGGACATCACCTCCCCCTTCGGCGTGCCCGCCTACCGCTGCGTGGTCCGCCACCAGGACGGGGAGGAAGTCTCCTGGGCCACGGCCTGCCACCCCTCCGGCCCGCGCGCGGCCGTCTCCGCCCTGCTGGAGACCATGTACCCCTTCCCCGGCGGCGAGCCCTCCGCCCAGCCGCCCGAGGGCCTTGCCGAGCGGCGGATCGAGGACCTGCCGGACCACTCCACCGGCGACCCGGAACAGGATCTGGCCCTGCTTGAAGAGGTGCTCACCAAGAGCGGGCACCCGCCGGTCTACTGCGACCTCACCCGCGAGGACCTGGCCCTGCCCGTGGTCCGCTGCCTCATCCCCGGCCTGGAGAACGGCCAGGAACGGCGCGTGGGCGCGCGGCTGTACGGGGCCATCCTGCGCTCCCTGGACGCGGACTAGCTCAGGCCCGCCATGACGAGAAAAGCCCCGCGCATCGCTTGATGCGCGGGGCTTTTTCGTCGTCGCGGACTCCTTGCGCTCAATCGTCGCGCAGGGCGGCCGCGGCGGCGCGGTGGCGGCGGTAGAGGTACACGCCCAGCACAGCCGCGGCCACAAAGAGCAGCGCCGCCAGGGTGAAGCGGAGTTCCGGGGCCACCCGGGTGCCCTTGCCCGCCAGGGCGAATACCAGGGACTGTGGCAGATAGCCCACCAACGATCCGGCCAGAAACGGCAGCAGCGCGGCCGAGGACAGCCCGGCGGCCAGGTTGGTCAGCACGTTGGAGGTGAAGGGCATGAGCCGCGCCACCACGGCCATGGAAAACGTGTTGCGGCCCAGGAAGTCGTCCACCCGCTTGAGCCGCTTGCCGAACCGGCGGCGCGCCCAGGAGCGGGCCAGGTAACGGGCGTAGGTGAAGGAGGCCAAACAGCCCAGCCCAGCGCCCAGGGTGGCCAGCAAGGTGCCCTGCAGCGCGCCGAAGGCGTAGCCGCCCAGGAAGGCGGGAATCTGCCTGGGAAGGCCGAAGCCGGTAAACACGGCCGTTCCCAGCACGTACAGCGCGTAGCCGTACAGGCCGTGGCCCCGGATGTTGGCGTCGATCCAGGCCTTGTCGAAGGCTTCTTCCATGCCCAGGGCGCGCGCGGCGAAGGCCGCCCCGCCCAACAGCAGCAGCATGGCCAGCCCCTTAAGCAGCGCCCTGTATGGATTGCGGCGGGACGCGCCGTTCTCCGCCCCGTCGCCGGGGGTCTTGTCAGTCGATTCCGTACTCTGGTCCATGGGAAAGGCGGGCGGCGCGGGGAATTACTTGCGTTCCTTGATCTCGTACCGCACGAAGCGGGAGAGGAGCCAGCGCATGCCGAAGAGATCGTAGCCCCCTGCGATGGCCCTGTCCAGAGTGCCGTACTTGGAGGTTCCCGAGGCGCGGGGCCGGTGGTTGACCGGGGTTTCGGCCAGGGTGGCCCCCTGCATGAGCATGAGGTTGGGGAAGAAGCGGTGCATGCCGTTGAACACGGGCATGGCCCGGGCCATGTCCGCCCGCAGAATCTTCAGGGAGCAGCCGGTGTCGCGCACAGTGCGGCCTGTGAGCCGGGTGCGCACGGCGTTGCCGATGCGGGAGCCCACGCGCTTCATGAAGGAGTCGCGGCGGCGGGCGCGGATGCCGCAGACCAGGTCGTGCCCCTGGTCGGCCAGGGCCAGCAGTGCCGGGATGTCCGCGGGGTCGTTCTGCAGGTCGGCGTCCATGGTGGCGATGCGCGGGGCGCGGGCGGCCTGGAACCCGGCCGCGAAGGCCGCGGACTGGCCCCGGTTGCGGGCGAAAGCCAGGTAGTGCAGGCGCGGCTCCTCCAGGACCAGCTGGCGGATGACCCGCAGGGAGTCGTCCGCCGAGCCGTCGTCCACAAAGACCGCCTCCCAGTCGATGCCCGCGCCGTCCAGGGCGGCGCGAATCTCGTCCAGCAAGGGGCGGAGGTTGCCTTCCTCGTTGTATACCGGCACCACCACGGACAGGTGGGGAGTGTCCGGGGCCTCGTCAGCACCCGCTCGGGGCGCGGCGTTTCGCTCTCTCGACTCGCTCATGGCGGGGCTTGAATACGGAAATTGAACCAATCTGTCCAGAAGGGTTGACACCTTCACCCAACTGCCTTAAATATGCCTCCTTCCTGACGCGGGGTGGAGCAGTTCGGTAGCTCGTCGGGCTCATAACCCGAAGGTCGTCGGTTCAAATCCGGCCCCCGCTACCAGAAAAATCAAGCGGTTACGGCTCAGCTGGTCGTAACCGCTTTTTCTTTGCGCCACCCGCCGCCGCGCTGCGGCGGCTTGCGCTTTCCGGCGGCCTCAACGCACGTCGGGCCGTTTTTGTGCCGAAGGCTCTCCACTCGCTCTGGAACCCTCCGCGTATACCCGGCGAACAGGCCGTCTTGCGTGCGCCCCGCGCGCCGCCGCCTTCTCCGCCCCGTCGTCCGCGACCCGTAGACGCGCCCCGGCCCGTCGCACGCGGTTCGCTGCGCCCTCCAGCAACACGCTCAACCAACGGACCATCACTCTCCATGCTTCGCGACCTGAAGAAAAACTGGCTCCACAACCTGCGCGGCGACCTTCTGGCGGGTCTTGTCGTGGCTCTGGCCCTGGTGCCCGAGGCCATCGCCTTCTCCATCATCGCCGGGGTGGACCCCAAGGTGGGGCTGTACGCCTCCTTTTCCATCGCCGTCATCACCGCCATCGCCGGCGGCCGCCCCGGAATGATCTCCGGCGCCACCGGGGCCATGGCTTTGCTCATCGTCACCCTGGTCCAGCAGCATGGGCTGGAGTACCTTTTCGCCGCCACTCTGCTCACCGGCTTGTTGCAAATACTTGCCGGATTCTTCCGGCTCGGCGACCTGATACGCTTCGTGGGGCGCTCGGTGGTCACCGGCTTCGTCAACGCCCTGGCCATCCTCATCTTCATGGCCCAGCTGCCGGAGCTCACGGGGGTCACATGGCACGTCTACGCCATGACCGCCGCCGGGCTGGCCATCATTTACCTTTTTCCGCGCATCCCCAAGGTGGGCGCTGTGGTTCCCTCGCCGCTGGTCTGCATCCTGGTGCTCACCGCCGTGGCCGTGGCCGCGGGCCTGCCCGTGCGCACGGTGGGCGACATGGGGCAGCTCCCCGACACCCTGCCCGTGTTCCTGTGGCCGGACGTGCCGTTGAGCTTCGAGACGCTCAGGATCATCTTCCCCTACGCGGCGGGGCTGGCCGTGGTGGGCCTGCTGGAATCCATGATGACCGCCACCATCGTGGACGACCTGACCGGCACTACCAGCCGCCGCAATCGCGAGTGCGTCGGCCAGGGGCTGGCCAACATCGGCACGGGATTCCTCGGCGGCATGGCGGGCTGCGCCATGATCGGCCAATCCGTCATCAACGTGAAGTCCGGCGGGCGCGGGCGGCTCTCCTGCCTTTTCGCGGGGGTGGTGCTGCTCCTCATGGTCGTCTTTCTGGGCGACGTCATCCGCCAGATTCCCATGCCCGCGCTGGTGGCGGTGATGATCATGGTCTCCATCGGCACATTCTCCTGGGAATCCCTGCGCAACCTGCGCACCCACCCCATGAGCGCCAACCTCGTCATGATCTCCACCGTGGTGGTGGTCGTGGCCACGCACAATCTGGCCATCGGCGTTTTCGTGGGCGTGCTGGTCTCCTCGCTCTTCTTCGCCAACAAGGTGGGCAGGCTCATGCACCTCACCAGCGACGTGACCCTCGACGGCCTGCACCGCACCTACCGTATCCGGGGGCAGGTCTTCTTCGCCTCGGCCACGGACTTCATCAACGCCATCGACTTCGGCGAGGTGCTGGAGAGCGTGACCATCGACGTGACGCAGGCCCACTTCTGGGATATCTCCGCCGTGGCCGCGCTGGACAAGGTGGTGCTCACCTTTCGCCGCAAGGGCACCGAGGTGGAGATACTGGGCTACAACGAGGCCAGCGCCACCCTGGTGGACCGCTACGGCGTGCACGACAAACCCGGCGAGGCGGACAAGCTCCTCGCCGGACACTAGAGAGGCGGAAATGCAAGACATCATCGCCTGTATCGATGGTTCCAGCGCGGCTTCCGCCGTGTGCGACGCAGCCGTGTGGGCGCACGGCCGCCTGGGTGCGCCCCTGCGCATGCTCCACGTGCTGGACAAGGACGAGTTCCCCCGGGTGGACGAATCCGGCCGCTCCGACCTCTCCGGCTCCATCGGCCTGGGCAGCCGCGAGCAGTTGCGCGAGGAACTGGTGGAGCTGGACCGCAAGCGCAGCCGCCTGGCCCTGCAGCAGGGCAAGCACCTGCTGGAGGCGGCGGGCCAGCGCGTGCAGGACGCCGGAGCCGACGAGGTGAACCTGACCCAGCGCCACGGCACGCTGGTGG
Proteins encoded:
- a CDS encoding SulP family inorganic anion transporter is translated as MLRDLKKNWLHNLRGDLLAGLVVALALVPEAIAFSIIAGVDPKVGLYASFSIAVITAIAGGRPGMISGATGAMALLIVTLVQQHGLEYLFAATLLTGLLQILAGFFRLGDLIRFVGRSVVTGFVNALAILIFMAQLPELTGVTWHVYAMTAAGLAIIYLFPRIPKVGAVVPSPLVCILVLTAVAVAAGLPVRTVGDMGQLPDTLPVFLWPDVPLSFETLRIIFPYAAGLAVVGLLESMMTATIVDDLTGTTSRRNRECVGQGLANIGTGFLGGMAGCAMIGQSVINVKSGGRGRLSCLFAGVVLLLMVVFLGDVIRQIPMPALVAVMIMVSIGTFSWESLRNLRTHPMSANLVMISTVVVVVATHNLAIGVFVGVLVSSLFFANKVGRLMHLTSDVTLDGLHRTYRIRGQVFFASATDFINAIDFGEVLESVTIDVTQAHFWDISAVAALDKVVLTFRRKGTEVEILGYNEASATLVDRYGVHDKPGEADKLLAGH
- the dsrB gene encoding dissimilatory-type sulfite reductase subunit beta; its protein translation is MAFVSSGYNPDKPMENRITDIGPQNYQNFLPPVIKNNYGKWLYHEILEPGVLMHKAESGDEVYTIRVGTARLMSVGLIREILDIADAHCDGYVRWTTRNNVEFILDSKDKVEPLKKDLEGRKFPGGSNKFPIGGTGASVPNVVHTQGWVHCHTPATDASGPVKALMDEFYSEFQSMELPAPIRLAVACCLNMCGACHCSDIAVVGIHRKPPLIDHEVLDDICEIPLAVASCPTAAIRPSKVEVNGKEKKTVAIKEERCMFCGNCYTMCAALPLADAEGDGCAIMVGGKVSNRISNPKFSKVVAAYVPNEPPRWPTLVQTIRKIVDAYKQDAKKYERIGDWAERIGWERFFEKTGLEFTEHLIDDFRDPAYYSWRQTTNFKW
- a CDS encoding TVP38/TMEM64 family protein gives rise to the protein MDQSTESTDKTPGDGAENGASRRNPYRALLKGLAMLLLLGGAAFAARALGMEEAFDKAWIDANIRGHGLYGYALYVLGTAVFTGFGLPRQIPAFLGGYAFGALQGTLLATLGAGLGCLASFTYARYLARSWARRRFGKRLKRVDDFLGRNTFSMAVVARLMPFTSNVLTNLAAGLSSAALLPFLAGSLVGYLPQSLVFALAGKGTRVAPELRFTLAALLFVAAAVLGVYLYRRHRAAAAALRDD
- the dsrA gene encoding dissimilatory-type sulfite reductase subunit alpha, whose amino-acid sequence is MAKHETPLLDELTKGPWPSFVDDIKQEAARRHENKDGVEYQIPEDVCDDLLGVLELSYKDKETHWKHGGIVGVFGYGGGVIGRYCDSPQQFPGVAHFHTVRVNHPSGKWYTTDYLRKLIDIWDMRGSGLTNMHGSTGDLVWLGTFTEQLEEIFYELTHNMETDLGGSGSNLRTPADCMGMSRCEYACYDTHALCYALTQEYQDELHRPAFPYKFKFKFDGCPNGCVASIARADMSFIGTWKDDIKIDQDAVKAYVGGELKPNAGAHASRDWGKFDIEEEVINRCPTNCMSWDGSKLTIDNSECYRCMHCINTMPRALRIGDERGASILCGAKAPILDGAQMSSLLVPFVPVEDPFDEVKEVIENIWDWWMEEGKNRERLGETMKRMGFQKLLEVTGTKADARHVQYPRENPYIFWKSEDVPGGFERDIQDFRSRHQR
- a CDS encoding dissimilatory sulfite reductase D family protein yields the protein MPLDADQAKQEIKDFLNKKSGSKSKFYFNDFTKLFPDAKSREVKKVLTTLVNEGELVFWSSGSTTMYSLPGAGKHAEGED
- a CDS encoding YcaO-like family protein, with product MIEYVLRHHRTQAGTGFFAPTPAAPMHPQEALDQLKAAPNDVFLRRFVISRMGEMEPEDFDQLCAGAIQEAPHAFQALLFESALSHERFTGIAVRFEEEADREALAEATPLPLIRATLLEEEASHTPWLGLLDQARETLTPLPRTIARGLPPPVDPDVARAVLCPAATLPEAFAERFGVGKPAPAELPGPDEVVRMGLDALARMGLSAEEEQRHQAALSPVNLLRKWHMEVRVRQGGLDYALSGGQTSYGKGLRLPQARASLVMEMVERASSYASITDDGPLGYTTPMGLVRGSYNELADAGRIALRPDSLRLDTPSDHLSLLWVLGRDAGGGEILLPAQLIFLFCNLDEPELATGHDSTGLGAGVTMAQARLQGVCETLERDAAALAVHDPSRCFLPVSDDPELATHLDALRQAGVQPILEDITSPFGVPAYRCVVRHQDGEEVSWATACHPSGPRAAVSALLETMYPFPGGEPSAQPPEGLAERRIEDLPDHSTGDPEQDLALLEEVLTKSGHPPVYCDLTREDLALPVVRCLIPGLENGQERRVGARLYGAILRSLDAD
- a CDS encoding glycosyltransferase family 2 protein, whose translation is MSESRERNAAPRAGADEAPDTPHLSVVVPVYNEEGNLRPLLDEIRAALDGAGIDWEAVFVDDGSADDSLRVIRQLVLEEPRLHYLAFARNRGQSAAFAAGFQAARAPRIATMDADLQNDPADIPALLALADQGHDLVCGIRARRRDSFMKRVGSRIGNAVRTRLTGRTVRDTGCSLKILRADMARAMPVFNGMHRFFPNLMLMQGATLAETPVNHRPRASGTSKYGTLDRAIAGGYDLFGMRWLLSRFVRYEIKERK